The Raphanus sativus cultivar WK10039 chromosome 2, ASM80110v3, whole genome shotgun sequence genome includes a region encoding these proteins:
- the LOC108840012 gene encoding uncharacterized protein LOC108840012 — protein MILRRLHRQLPPAISTARSFRSDAALEAISNALEEKVPNLVLYNYPSFSGAFSALFAHLYHSRLRTPSLILPFSSVVPFSVEDLCLEGFERCYLLDFVAPKDFTTTDCEIICFDHRKSAASKLGSVEKRFKVNVDVDKSSSKAVYEYFSSKLASSEGESLSLLDDEDRTRVESVLDYIEDIDLRRWRLPDIKAFSFGLMEWRSKVNCITNPYMYEQLLRMSSEDLIASGNSNFSSRLVDAKRVMKKNKAFKIRLGRGFYGECLGMRADGNHELSDELGKLLSLQSAAAGLRPIGAVTFMQRNNLKMCLRSTDDTTDTSEVAKAYGGGGTCCSSSFIIRMDEYNEWTAKNPR, from the exons ATGATTCTCCGGCGATTACACCGGCAACTTCCGCCGGCGATTTCGACTGCTCGGAGTTTCCGATCAGACGCGGCGCTCGAAGCCATATCCAACGCGCTTGAAGAGAAAGTACCGAACTTGGTACTGTACAATTACCCTTCCTTCTCCGGCGCTTTCTCAGCTCTCTTCGCTCATCTCTACCACTCTCGTCTCCGTACACCCTCTCTCATCTTGCCCTTCTCTTCCGTCGTGCCCTTTAGCGTTGAAGATCTCTGCTTGGAGGGGTTCGAGAGGTGTTACCTCCTCGATTTCGTTGCTCCTAAAGACTTTACTACCACAGATTGCGA GATCATATGTTTTGATCATCGAAAGTCGGCAGCTTCAAAGCTTGGCTCCGTTGAGAAGAGGTTTAAGGTTAATGTTGATGTTGACAAGAGTAGCTCGAAGGCTGTGTATGAATATTTCTCAAGTAAACTCGCATCTTCCGAG GGGGAATCTCTCAGTTTGTTAGATGATGAAGACAGAACTAGAGTTGAATCAGTTCTTGATTACATTGAAGATATCGATCTTAGACGATGGAGATTACCAGACATCAAGGCTTTCAGTTTCGGACTAATGGAATGGCGGTCCAAGGTTAACTGCATCACGAATCCGTACATGTATGAACAG CTGTTGAGGATGAGCTCAGAGGACCTCATTGCTAGTGGGAACTCAAATTTTTCGTCTCGGCTTGTTGATGCAAAGAGAGTGATGAAGAAGAATAAAGCTTTCAAGATCAGATTGGGAAGAGGGTTTTATGGAGAATGCCTG GGAATGCGTGCAGATGGTAACCATGAACTAAGCGATGAGCTAGGCAAGCTACTTAGTCTACAAAGTGCTGCAGCTGGTTTGag GCCAATAGGAGCTGTTACATTCATGCAACGGAATAATCTCAAAATGTGCTTGAGAAGTACTGACGATACAACTGATACATCTGAAGTTGCTaag gctTATGGTGGAGGTGGAACTTGTTGTTCAAGCTCGTTCATCATAAGAATGGATGAATATAATGAATGGACTGCCAAGAATCCAAGGTGA
- the LOC108841225 gene encoding uncharacterized protein LOC108841225, translating into MPRRRHEERSSSSSSSSSRSSSSNRTKSSPSPSRSSSSSSRSTSSSSSSGRSSPRPRSTASQSPSFHTEKSSPRPSNHSSPPKTERSTPRTASYTPSPQTARHEYNHSSGSTTNDTSSSDDGHDFFHDFWRRSGSSDDDEGMSSGFIDTIKDAIKSYRTSKEEDPVAAAEVASSRGSIACVTQAKAFQDCLDENETDISKCQFLMEMWSKCKKSSKPTT; encoded by the exons ATGCCTAGAAGAAGACACGAAg AaagatcctcctcctcctcctcttcttcctctagaTCTAGCTCGTCTAATCGAACTA AAAGCTCTCCATCTCCCTCTCGCTCATCATCTTCAAGCAGCCGCTCtactagtagtagtagtagcagTG GCAGATCTTCTCCTCGCCCTCGATCAACAGCTTCACAAAGCCCGTCTTTTCACACCG AAAAATCTTCTCCACGTCCTTCAAACCACAGTTCACCTCCCAAGACTG AAAGATCTACCCCACGCACTGCAAGCTACACTCCATCTCCTCAGACTG CTCGTCATGAGTACAACCACTCGAGCGGAAGTACTACTAACGATACTAGTAGTAGTGATGATGGTCATGACTTCTTCCATGACTTCTGGAGACGTAGTGGTAGTAGTGATGATGACGAAG GGATGTCTTCTGGTTTCATAGACACAATCAAGGATGCTATAAAAAGCTACCGAACCTCCAAGGAAGAGGACCCTGTAGCAGCAGCCGAAGTTGCAAGTAGCAGGGGTTCTATTGCATGTGTCACTCAAGCAAAAGCTTTCCAAGAT TGCCTGGACGAGAATGAAACAGACATCAGTAAATGTCAGTTCTTGATGGAGATGTGGAGCAAGTGCAAGAAGAGTTCCAAGCCAACCACCTAA